A stretch of Haloprofundus halophilus DNA encodes these proteins:
- a CDS encoding NADH-quinone oxidoreductase subunit D yields the protein MSLEESQPEATTPAVEQTTEEELADLLGDLVVDRDEHKNAPAFVIRPDTVQETLSTLRDEAGFDHLSCLSAQEYGDRYESIYHLKKYADPTDEVSIVVPTPSDRPVSQSAEPVFRTADWHEREAYDLVGIEYEGHPDLRRILLPETWQGHPLSLDYDQNRPQIVTLRESRNPLQPDRRVSGEDDQETDTMLLNIGPHHPATHGVLHLNCILDGEQVAHVDPDIGYLHRCEEQMCQNGTYRYQIIPYSDRWDYTANIPNEWAVARAIEHLADLDVPEYADVLRTMSVELGRMLGHFLAVGTFALDVYGDFTAIFMYAVRDREKVQNIMEDLTGQRMMFYYFRLGGLVWDLPEPRDEFFEKVRDFLEELPPTLEEYHDLITGNEILQSRTVGTGVLPPEVAKDYGVTGPVARASGIDYDLRRDDPYGYYPELDWNVCVEDGCDNYSRLLVRLREVEESAKIVGQCIDLLEDWPEDERNIQSNVPRTLRPEDDTETYKAVEAAKGEMGIYVRADGTDSPARFKIRSPCFNNLHSLPEMSNGEYVPDLIASLGSLDIVLGSVDR from the coding sequence GTGAGTCTCGAAGAGTCGCAGCCGGAGGCGACGACGCCCGCCGTCGAGCAGACCACTGAGGAAGAGCTCGCCGACCTGCTCGGCGACCTCGTCGTCGACCGCGACGAGCACAAAAACGCCCCGGCGTTCGTCATCCGGCCGGACACGGTCCAAGAGACGCTCTCGACGCTGAGGGACGAGGCGGGGTTCGACCACCTCTCCTGTCTCTCCGCGCAGGAGTACGGCGACCGCTACGAGTCCATCTACCACCTCAAGAAGTACGCCGACCCGACCGACGAGGTGAGCATCGTCGTCCCGACGCCGAGCGACCGCCCGGTCAGCCAGTCGGCCGAACCGGTGTTCCGAACGGCCGACTGGCACGAACGCGAGGCGTACGACCTCGTCGGTATCGAGTACGAAGGCCACCCCGACCTCCGGCGCATTCTCCTGCCGGAGACGTGGCAAGGTCACCCGCTGTCGCTCGACTACGACCAGAACCGACCCCAGATAGTCACGCTCCGCGAGAGCAGGAACCCCCTACAGCCGGACCGCCGCGTTTCCGGCGAAGACGACCAGGAGACGGACACGATGCTGCTCAACATCGGGCCGCACCACCCGGCGACCCACGGGGTGCTCCACCTCAACTGCATCCTCGACGGCGAACAGGTCGCCCACGTCGACCCCGACATCGGCTACCTGCATCGGTGCGAGGAGCAGATGTGTCAGAACGGGACGTACCGCTACCAGATAATCCCGTACTCGGACCGCTGGGACTACACGGCGAACATCCCCAACGAGTGGGCTGTCGCCCGCGCCATCGAACACCTCGCGGACCTCGACGTGCCCGAGTACGCGGACGTCCTCCGGACGATGTCGGTCGAACTCGGGCGGATGCTCGGCCACTTCCTCGCCGTCGGCACGTTCGCGCTCGACGTTTACGGCGACTTCACCGCTATCTTCATGTACGCCGTCCGCGACCGCGAGAAGGTCCAGAACATCATGGAGGACCTCACCGGCCAGCGGATGATGTTCTACTACTTCCGTCTGGGGGGTCTCGTCTGGGACCTTCCCGAGCCCCGAGACGAATTCTTCGAGAAAGTCAGGGATTTCCTCGAAGAGCTCCCCCCGACGCTCGAAGAGTACCACGACCTCATCACCGGCAACGAGATTCTGCAGTCGCGCACCGTCGGTACCGGGGTGTTGCCGCCGGAGGTCGCCAAGGACTACGGCGTCACCGGTCCCGTCGCCCGTGCCTCCGGCATCGACTACGACCTGCGCCGAGACGACCCCTACGGCTACTATCCGGAACTCGACTGGAACGTCTGCGTCGAAGACGGCTGCGACAACTACTCGCGGTTGCTCGTCCGCCTGCGCGAGGTCGAGGAGTCGGCGAAGATCGTCGGCCAGTGCATCGACCTGCTCGAAGACTGGCCCGAGGACGAACGGAACATCCAGTCGAACGTGCCGCGGACCCTCCGTCCGGAGGACGACACGGAGACGTACAAGGCGGTCGAGGCGGCCAAAGGGGAGATGGGGATATACGTCCGCGCCGACGGCACCGACTCGCCCGCGCGGTTCAAGATTCGGAGTCCGTGTTTCAACAACCTCCACTCGCTGCCGGAGATGTCGAACGGCGAGTACGTCCCCGACCTCATCGCGTCGCTCGGCAGTCTCGACATCGTCCTCGGATCCGTAGACCGATAG
- the kynU gene encoding kynureninase has translation MTDFPPRRTARELDRDDPLSRFVDRFEIPDGQYMDGNSLGPISEDAERSLDRVVDEWRELGIRGWTDADEPWFTYAERLGSMTAPLVGADEAEVVVANSTTVNIHTLVGTFLDVVDSPTVLVNDLDFPTDHYAIRAQLRQRGYDPDEHLVAVESRDGRTIEEDDVVDAMDEHDPGIVFLPSVLYRSGQLLDVARITEAAHDRGILAGFDLAHSVGAVDHDLSGVGVDFAVWCGYKYLNGGPGAIAGLYVNREHFGETPALAGWWGHDKETQFDMNLTFTPAADAGAWQIGTVPMLSAAPLEGSLRMFEEAGIETVREKSVSLTTHLVDLVDALSEAGYDCDVGTPRDPDRRGGHVAVEHPEAYRVSLALKERGVVVDYRPPNVVRICPAPLYNSHEDVWEVVDELRTILDEAAYEQFDRQDGGVT, from the coding sequence ATGACCGACTTCCCGCCCCGCCGGACGGCCCGCGAGTTAGACCGCGACGACCCCCTCTCGCGGTTCGTCGACCGCTTCGAGATTCCCGACGGCCAGTACATGGACGGCAACTCGCTCGGTCCCATCTCCGAGGACGCCGAACGCAGCCTCGACCGCGTCGTCGACGAGTGGCGCGAACTCGGCATCCGCGGGTGGACCGACGCCGACGAACCGTGGTTCACCTACGCCGAGCGACTCGGGTCGATGACCGCGCCGCTCGTCGGCGCCGACGAAGCGGAAGTCGTCGTCGCGAACTCGACCACCGTCAATATCCACACGCTGGTCGGCACCTTCCTCGACGTCGTCGACTCGCCGACGGTGCTCGTGAACGACCTCGACTTCCCGACCGACCACTACGCGATTCGCGCGCAGTTGCGTCAGCGCGGCTACGACCCCGACGAGCACCTCGTCGCCGTCGAGAGCCGGGACGGCCGGACAATCGAGGAAGACGACGTCGTCGACGCGATGGACGAACACGACCCGGGTATCGTCTTCCTGCCGTCGGTGCTCTACCGAAGCGGTCAACTGCTCGACGTAGCGCGAATCACCGAGGCCGCTCACGACCGGGGTATTCTCGCCGGTTTCGACCTCGCGCACTCGGTCGGTGCCGTCGACCACGACCTCTCGGGCGTCGGCGTCGACTTCGCGGTCTGGTGCGGCTACAAGTACCTCAACGGCGGTCCCGGCGCTATCGCGGGGCTGTACGTCAACCGCGAGCACTTCGGCGAAACGCCCGCCCTCGCCGGGTGGTGGGGTCACGACAAGGAGACGCAGTTCGATATGAACCTCACGTTCACGCCCGCCGCAGACGCCGGCGCGTGGCAGATCGGGACGGTGCCGATGCTCAGCGCCGCGCCGTTGGAGGGTTCGCTCCGGATGTTCGAGGAGGCAGGTATCGAGACCGTCCGCGAGAAGTCGGTCTCGCTGACGACCCACCTCGTCGACCTCGTCGACGCGCTCTCGGAGGCGGGCTACGACTGCGACGTCGGCACTCCCCGAGACCCCGACCGCCGCGGCGGCCACGTCGCCGTCGAACACCCCGAAGCGTATCGGGTGAGCCTCGCGCTCAAAGAGCGGGGCGTCGTCGTCGACTACCGGCCGCCGAACGTCGTCCGAATCTGCCCCGCGCCGCTGTACAACAGCCACGAGGACGTCTGGGAAGTCGTCGACGAACTCCGGACGATTCTGGACGAGGCGGCGTACGAGCAGTTCGACCGACAGGACGGCGGCGTGACGTAG
- the mvaD gene encoding phosphomevalonate decarboxylase MvaD: MKATARAHPIQGLVKYHGMRDPELRLPYHDSISVCTAPSNTTTTVEFDPDADEDAFLIDGEEVEGRGAERIQAVVDHVRDLADVDHAVRFESENNFPANVGFGSSSSGFAAAAMALSEAAGLDMTRPEISTIARRGSSSAARAVTGAFSHLYTGLNDDDCLSRRIDTELEDELRIVAGLVPAYKETEQAHEEAAESHMFQARMAHIHGQIAEMRDALRNAEFDRAFELAEHDSLSLTATTMTGPSGWVYWQPETIAIFNAVRDLRDEGVPVYFSTDTGASVYVNTKAEYVDEVERAISDCGVETMVWEVGGPAEILPESDALF, encoded by the coding sequence ATGAAAGCCACCGCGCGAGCACACCCGATTCAGGGCCTCGTGAAGTACCACGGGATGCGCGACCCGGAACTTCGACTGCCGTACCACGACAGCATCAGCGTCTGCACCGCCCCCTCGAACACGACGACGACCGTCGAGTTCGACCCCGACGCCGACGAAGACGCGTTCCTCATCGACGGCGAGGAAGTCGAGGGCCGCGGTGCCGAGCGTATCCAGGCCGTCGTCGACCACGTCCGCGACCTCGCGGACGTCGACCACGCCGTCCGCTTCGAGAGCGAGAACAACTTCCCCGCGAACGTGGGCTTCGGTTCCTCCTCTTCGGGCTTCGCCGCCGCGGCGATGGCACTGTCGGAGGCCGCCGGTCTCGACATGACGCGCCCCGAGATATCGACCATCGCTCGCCGCGGCTCCTCCTCGGCCGCCCGCGCTGTCACGGGCGCGTTCTCGCACCTGTACACGGGACTGAACGACGACGACTGCCTCTCCCGGCGTATCGACACGGAGCTGGAAGACGAACTCCGCATCGTCGCGGGACTCGTGCCGGCGTACAAGGAGACCGAACAGGCCCACGAGGAGGCCGCCGAGAGCCACATGTTCCAGGCGCGGATGGCCCACATCCACGGCCAGATCGCCGAGATGCGCGACGCGCTCCGCAACGCGGAGTTCGACCGCGCGTTCGAACTCGCCGAGCACGACTCGCTGTCGCTGACGGCGACGACGATGACGGGTCCCTCCGGGTGGGTGTACTGGCAACCGGAGACCATCGCCATCTTCAACGCCGTCCGCGACCTCCGCGACGAGGGCGTTCCGGTGTACTTCTCGACGGACACCGGCGCGAGCGTCTACGTCAACACGAAAGCAGAGTACGTCGACGAGGTCGAGCGGGCGATTTCGGACTGCGGCGTCGAGACGATGGTGTGGGAAGTCGGCGGCCCCGCCGAGATTCTCCCCGAGTCCGACGCGCTGTTCTGA
- a CDS encoding BtpA/SgcQ family protein yields the protein MNDFLALDAPIIGMVHLPALPGAPEFAGDRDELRERALSDATALESGGVDAVMVENFGDVPFYPDGVPKHTVASMTALVGAVSEAVSVPVGVNVLRNDAEAALSVAAATGASFVRVNVHTGARVTDQGVVTGRAHETMRLRERLDADVAVLADVDVKHSAPMTPRETDEVVAETLERGLADGVVVSGVGTGEAVDREGLRDVVARRDELGLDAPVVVGSGTTVESVADLLAVADGAIVGTALKSGGETTNSVDESRVRELVEAGQS from the coding sequence ATGAACGACTTCCTCGCGCTCGACGCGCCGATAATCGGCATGGTTCACCTCCCGGCACTCCCCGGAGCACCCGAGTTTGCGGGCGACCGCGACGAACTCCGGGAACGAGCGTTGTCCGACGCGACGGCGCTCGAATCCGGCGGCGTCGACGCCGTCATGGTGGAGAACTTCGGCGACGTTCCCTTCTACCCCGACGGCGTGCCGAAGCACACCGTCGCGTCGATGACGGCGCTCGTCGGCGCGGTCTCCGAGGCGGTGTCGGTCCCCGTCGGCGTCAACGTCCTCCGCAACGACGCGGAAGCGGCGCTGTCGGTGGCGGCCGCGACCGGTGCGTCGTTCGTCCGCGTGAACGTCCATACCGGTGCGCGGGTGACCGACCAGGGCGTCGTCACCGGTCGGGCCCACGAGACGATGCGCCTCCGCGAGCGACTGGACGCCGACGTGGCGGTTCTCGCCGACGTCGACGTCAAGCACTCCGCACCGATGACTCCGAGGGAGACGGACGAAGTCGTCGCCGAAACGCTCGAACGCGGCCTCGCCGACGGCGTCGTCGTCTCCGGCGTCGGCACTGGCGAGGCGGTCGACCGCGAGGGCCTCCGCGACGTGGTGGCTCGCCGCGACGAGCTCGGTCTCGACGCGCCGGTCGTCGTCGGGAGCGGAACGACCGTCGAGAGCGTGGCCGACCTGCTCGCCGTCGCCGACGGGGCCATCGTCGGGACGGCGCTCAAGTCGGGCGGAGAGACGACGAATTCGGTGGACGAGAGCCGAGTCCGAGAGCTGGTCGAGGCGGGACAGTCGTAA
- a CDS encoding AIR synthase family protein, with protein MSDLGKIDPEFFDEFLYPRLGATRDDVALGPKHGVDFGMLDVDGTAVVLATDPLSVLPDLGFERAGRFALHIVLSDVAVSGLAPSHLAISFSLPPEMSDREFAELWTAIDDEAEKLGISIVTGHTARYTGCSFPWVGAATALAVGDHDDVVRPDGARPGDVVLVTKGPAVEATGLLTTLFGDRMALPEETLDEARNRLDETRTVRDARAIVDAVDASGAGDDSGDVTDVGGVTAMHDATEGGLQGALCEVAGSAGVRLDVERDAVPLRPGVAETCEYLDIDPWHATSSGTLVVTVAESAVDDVVSALQARGTPVGVAGTVSAGEGVYLDGERVEHPRVDPSWAVYEAFAEGESD; from the coding sequence ATGTCCGACCTCGGGAAGATAGACCCGGAGTTCTTCGACGAGTTCCTGTACCCCCGACTCGGGGCGACCCGCGACGACGTCGCGCTCGGGCCGAAACACGGCGTCGACTTCGGGATGCTCGACGTCGACGGCACCGCCGTCGTCCTCGCCACCGACCCCCTCTCCGTGCTCCCCGACCTCGGCTTCGAGCGCGCCGGACGGTTCGCGCTCCACATCGTGCTCTCGGACGTTGCCGTGTCGGGGCTCGCGCCGTCACACCTCGCCATCAGTTTCTCGCTCCCGCCCGAGATGTCCGACCGGGAGTTCGCCGAACTCTGGACCGCCATCGACGACGAGGCCGAGAAGTTGGGAATCAGCATCGTCACGGGCCACACCGCCCGCTACACCGGGTGTTCGTTCCCGTGGGTCGGTGCGGCGACGGCGTTGGCCGTCGGCGACCACGACGACGTCGTTCGCCCCGACGGCGCGCGTCCCGGCGACGTCGTACTCGTCACGAAAGGGCCGGCCGTGGAGGCGACGGGACTGCTCACGACGCTGTTCGGCGACCGGATGGCGCTGCCCGAGGAGACGCTCGACGAGGCTCGAAATCGGCTCGACGAGACGCGGACGGTGCGCGACGCGCGTGCTATCGTCGACGCAGTCGACGCGAGCGGCGCGGGTGACGACAGCGGCGACGTGACCGACGTGGGCGGCGTAACCGCGATGCACGACGCGACGGAGGGAGGCCTCCAGGGCGCGCTGTGCGAAGTCGCCGGGAGCGCCGGCGTCCGTCTCGACGTCGAGCGCGACGCGGTACCGCTGCGGCCGGGCGTCGCCGAGACCTGCGAGTATCTCGACATCGACCCGTGGCACGCGACGAGTTCGGGGACGCTCGTCGTGACCGTCGCGGAGTCCGCCGTCGACGACGTGGTTTCGGCGCTCCAAGCGCGGGGAACGCCCGTCGGCGTCGCCGGAACGGTGTCGGCGGGTGAGGGTGTCTACCTCGACGGCGAGCGGGTCGAACACCCGCGGGTCGACCCCTCGTGGGCGGTGTACGAGGCGTTCGCTGAAGGCGAGTCCGACTGA
- a CDS encoding acyl-CoA dehydrogenase has translation MDFQLSAEQKQIRDMVAEFVDEEVRPVAADIDESDEFPADLVSEMAELGLMGMPFPEEYGGAGLDYHSYAIGLEEISRGSGGLGTVVAAHTSLAGNMVYAFGNEEQKREYLTPLNTGEDIGAFALSEAGAGSDVPSMTTTAERDGDEYVVDGGKLWISNGSVADTVTLFAKTDPEAGNRGISSFIVRPEEDDGFVVEGTEHKLGDKGCPTAELRFDDMRIPEDRLLGEEGDGFVHALKTLNGGRITIAARSIGIARAARDDALQYAQEREQFDQQIARFQSIQHKLADMDTKIQAAKLLMHQAADKKMRGENFIKEAAQAKLYASEISREVANEGIQIHGGYGYTKDFPAERYYRDAKLNEIYEGTSEILRNTIAAQMLD, from the coding sequence ATGGACTTTCAGCTCTCCGCGGAGCAGAAGCAGATCCGGGACATGGTCGCGGAGTTCGTCGACGAGGAGGTTCGGCCCGTCGCCGCCGACATCGACGAATCTGACGAGTTCCCCGCCGACCTCGTCTCCGAGATGGCCGAGCTCGGCCTGATGGGGATGCCGTTCCCCGAGGAGTACGGCGGTGCGGGCCTCGACTACCACTCCTACGCTATCGGCCTCGAAGAGATTTCACGCGGCAGCGGCGGCCTGGGAACCGTCGTCGCCGCCCACACGAGCCTCGCGGGCAACATGGTGTACGCCTTCGGTAACGAGGAACAGAAACGGGAGTACCTCACGCCGCTGAACACCGGCGAGGACATCGGCGCGTTCGCGCTCTCGGAGGCGGGTGCGGGCAGCGACGTGCCCTCGATGACGACAACAGCAGAAAGGGACGGCGACGAGTACGTCGTCGACGGCGGCAAACTCTGGATCTCGAACGGTTCGGTCGCCGACACGGTCACCCTCTTCGCGAAGACGGACCCCGAAGCGGGCAACAGAGGAATTAGCTCCTTCATCGTCCGTCCCGAGGAGGACGACGGCTTCGTCGTCGAAGGCACCGAGCACAAACTCGGCGACAAGGGCTGTCCGACCGCCGAACTCCGCTTCGACGACATGCGCATCCCCGAGGACCGCCTGCTCGGCGAGGAGGGCGACGGCTTCGTCCACGCGCTGAAGACGCTCAACGGCGGTCGCATCACCATCGCCGCGCGTTCCATCGGCATCGCTCGCGCCGCCCGCGACGACGCCCTGCAGTACGCCCAAGAGCGCGAGCAGTTCGACCAGCAGATAGCCCGCTTCCAGTCCATCCAGCACAAACTGGCCGACATGGACACGAAGATACAGGCCGCGAAACTCCTGATGCACCAGGCTGCCGACAAGAAGATGCGCGGCGAGAACTTCATCAAGGAGGCCGCGCAGGCCAAGTTGTACGCCAGCGAAATCAGCCGCGAAGTCGCGAACGAGGGCATCCAGATTCACGGCGGCTACGGGTACACCAAGGACTTCCCCGCCGAGCGCTACTACCGCGACGCGAAACTCAACGAGATTTACGAGGGGACGAGCGAAATCCTTCGTAACACTATCGCGGCGCAGATGCTGGACTGA
- a CDS encoding HD domain-containing protein — MAETIRFEENAFTAVCERLPELALVDDTELMREAAAAFFEGHEDYFWTAPAASSYAHHNLYCCGERGLWTHTKMVFAAYERLVDSYLEQGLVTEFERDLGRVACLLHDVKKYGETYEEGDRADRDHDVQAADLLRAETELDPRVADAVERHMGPWYDGPEPETPLQRLVHLADMTASTKNATVGVYQPHEKIRSLYPSIPEATF; from the coding sequence ATGGCCGAGACGATTCGATTCGAGGAGAACGCGTTCACCGCGGTCTGCGAGCGACTGCCGGAACTCGCGCTCGTCGACGACACGGAGTTGATGCGCGAGGCCGCCGCCGCCTTCTTCGAGGGTCACGAGGACTACTTCTGGACCGCGCCCGCCGCCTCCAGCTACGCCCACCACAACCTCTACTGCTGCGGCGAGCGCGGCCTCTGGACCCACACGAAGATGGTGTTCGCCGCGTACGAGCGCCTCGTCGACTCGTATCTCGAACAGGGACTCGTCACCGAATTCGAGCGGGATCTCGGTCGCGTCGCCTGCCTGCTCCACGACGTGAAGAAGTACGGCGAGACGTACGAGGAAGGCGATCGCGCCGACCGCGACCACGACGTGCAGGCGGCCGACCTGCTCCGAGCCGAGACGGAGTTGGACCCGCGCGTCGCCGACGCCGTCGAGCGACACATGGGCCCGTGGTACGACGGCCCCGAACCGGAGACGCCGCTGCAGCGACTCGTCCACCTCGCGGACATGACCGCGTCGACGAAGAACGCCACCGTCGGGGTGTACCAACCGCACGAGAAGATTCGGTCGCTGTATCCGTCGATTCCGGAAGCGACGTTCTGA
- a CDS encoding NAD(P)/FAD-dependent oxidoreductase, with translation MRVAVLGAGYAGLVLAQRLERRLPAAVDIVVVDESPTHLVQHEVHRVIRRPSVADAITLPLDDALDRAEIVTERVEHVDAEAGLAELADGTELDYDFGAVCLGSETNFYDLPGVEEHGLPLKRVRHAEAIRTRFLDVCEAGGTVVVGGAGLSGVQTAGELAALAGERDATDRVDVVLLEQFDSVAPNFPENFQQAVHDELEARGVEIRTDTPVQRADADSIELAAGAQPYDLFVWTGGIRGADAMGGERPVVRNDLRLTESTFVVGDAARAVDADGEAVPASASAAIREAGAAARNMAELVTHELDGDGADFAPRLKPYRFDVPGWIVSVGDGAVAQVGPTVVTGAAAKAMKTTVGAGYLSSVKAVEKAAELVEEELNA, from the coding sequence ATGAGAGTTGCCGTACTCGGTGCCGGTTACGCGGGTCTCGTCCTCGCGCAGCGTCTCGAACGTCGACTCCCCGCGGCCGTCGACATCGTCGTCGTCGACGAGTCGCCGACGCACCTGGTCCAACACGAAGTCCACCGCGTGATTCGCCGCCCGAGCGTCGCCGACGCCATCACCCTCCCGCTGGACGACGCTCTCGACCGCGCCGAGATAGTCACCGAGCGCGTCGAGCACGTCGACGCCGAGGCGGGCCTCGCCGAACTCGCCGACGGGACGGAGCTCGACTACGACTTCGGAGCGGTCTGTCTCGGGTCGGAGACGAACTTCTACGACCTGCCGGGCGTCGAAGAACACGGGCTGCCGCTGAAGCGCGTCCGCCACGCCGAGGCGATTCGCACGCGGTTCCTCGACGTCTGCGAGGCCGGTGGCACCGTCGTCGTCGGCGGGGCGGGGCTGTCGGGAGTGCAGACGGCGGGCGAACTCGCCGCCCTCGCGGGCGAACGCGACGCGACCGACCGCGTCGACGTCGTCCTCCTCGAACAGTTCGACAGCGTCGCGCCGAACTTCCCGGAGAACTTCCAGCAGGCGGTTCACGACGAACTGGAAGCCCGCGGTGTGGAGATACGAACCGACACGCCGGTTCAGCGGGCGGACGCCGACAGTATCGAACTCGCCGCAGGTGCCCAGCCGTACGACCTGTTTGTCTGGACGGGCGGCATCCGCGGCGCGGACGCGATGGGCGGCGAGCGTCCGGTCGTCCGCAACGACCTCCGGCTCACCGAGAGCACGTTCGTCGTCGGCGACGCCGCCCGCGCCGTCGACGCCGACGGCGAGGCCGTCCCCGCCAGCGCCTCCGCGGCGATTCGAGAAGCCGGAGCGGCCGCTCGAAATATGGCGGAACTCGTGACTCACGAACTCGACGGCGACGGCGCCGACTTCGCCCCGCGACTGAAACCGTACCGCTTCGACGTTCCGGGGTGGATCGTCTCCGTCGGCGACGGCGCGGTGGCGCAGGTCGGACCGACGGTCGTCACCGGGGCGGCGGCGAAAGCGATGAAGACGACCGTCGGAGCCGGCTATCTGAGTTCGGTGAAGGCGGTCGAGAAAGCGGCCGAACTGGTCGAAGAAGAACTGAACGCGTAA
- a CDS encoding zinc-ribbon domain-containing protein: MIVRCAECKNRFEVPEYVRANVQCPKCNHYFRPGRLTRRRERFV; encoded by the coding sequence ATGATCGTCAGATGTGCCGAGTGCAAGAACCGCTTCGAGGTACCCGAGTACGTTCGCGCGAACGTCCAGTGTCCGAAATGCAACCACTACTTCCGACCCGGTCGGTTGACTCGTCGCCGCGAACGGTTCGTCTGA
- a CDS encoding phytoene/squalene synthase family protein has translation MPEDADARPPGNDADLQWCHDAVQGVSRTFALTVRVLDEPMSSYICLGYLVCRIADTVEDAEHIPADEQARLLRLYDAALDPADETTIDQFTEAVSPWVPAPDARNDDWEVVAESPRVFRTFEALPADVREAVTPPARELVQGMAMFVERYADTDGLRIQSREELEEYCYYAAGTVGNLITNLVTRGDIDSERRKRLYNTAEEFGLLLQLVNISKDVYDDYTEENNVYLPAEWLEDEGIPQDDVVDPANKAGSTTVVRRTADHARSFLDDAQTYLETVPTTDGNTLAAWAIPFLLAVGTLRELSANPEDALTGRGVKVSRQEVFAVVGAMTSGGRHSLAELREAIARAPYHRVAQQAD, from the coding sequence ATGCCTGAAGACGCAGATGCCCGCCCGCCCGGGAACGACGCAGACTTGCAGTGGTGTCACGACGCCGTCCAAGGCGTCTCGCGGACGTTCGCACTCACCGTGCGCGTCCTCGACGAGCCGATGTCATCGTACATCTGTCTCGGCTACCTCGTCTGCCGTATCGCCGACACCGTCGAGGACGCCGAGCACATCCCCGCCGACGAGCAAGCCCGCTTGCTCCGTCTGTACGACGCGGCGCTCGACCCCGCAGACGAAACGACCATCGACCAGTTCACCGAGGCGGTCAGCCCGTGGGTGCCCGCTCCGGACGCTCGAAACGACGACTGGGAGGTCGTCGCCGAGTCACCCCGCGTCTTCCGGACGTTCGAGGCGCTGCCCGCCGACGTCCGAGAAGCCGTGACGCCGCCCGCCCGCGAACTCGTCCAGGGGATGGCGATGTTCGTCGAACGCTACGCCGACACGGATGGCCTCCGCATCCAGTCGCGCGAGGAACTCGAGGAGTACTGCTACTACGCCGCCGGAACCGTCGGCAACCTCATCACGAATCTCGTCACCCGCGGCGACATCGACTCCGAACGCCGCAAGCGCCTCTACAACACCGCCGAGGAGTTCGGCCTCCTCCTCCAACTGGTCAACATCTCCAAAGACGTCTACGACGACTACACCGAGGAGAACAACGTCTACCTCCCGGCGGAGTGGCTCGAAGACGAGGGTATCCCCCAAGACGACGTGGTCGACCCCGCGAACAAAGCCGGTTCGACCACCGTCGTCCGGCGGACGGCGGACCACGCCAGGTCGTTCCTCGACGACGCGCAGACGTACCTCGAGACGGTTCCGACGACCGACGGCAACACCCTCGCCGCGTGGGCGATTCCGTTCCTCCTCGCCGTCGGCACGCTCCGCGAGCTGTCGGCGAACCCCGAGGACGCGCTCACCGGCCGCGGCGTGAAAGTGTCCCGGCAGGAGGTGTTCGCCGTCGTCGGCGCGATGACGAGTGGCGGACGACACTCGCTGGCGGAGCTCCGCGAGGCCATCGCTCGCGCGCCGTACCACCGCGTCGCCCAGCAGGCGGACTGA
- a CDS encoding HNH endonuclease → MSRWRRVVRRELRRYRDQTGTDVVSRQDLLDQSLPVLRAEFPDAATPGQTLSRVMQELRDRGEVDFLTPGVYRVADLGRAAEETASTPEPSDGVDAEFPAYEARTYRTTVGARSMPAAFREAILERYAERCPVSGVDRPALLDVAHVLPWSDYESVRTDPENTLLLSKTHHAAFDAGLFTLDGDYRLHVAPNFTSESDVLRRTLVKSDGERVDVPESAGLSAAHLTEHNETLDWW, encoded by the coding sequence GTGTCCCGATGGAGACGCGTCGTCCGACGAGAGCTTCGCAGATACCGCGACCAGACGGGAACCGACGTCGTCTCGCGGCAGGACCTACTGGACCAGTCGCTCCCCGTTCTTCGAGCGGAGTTCCCCGATGCCGCGACGCCCGGACAGACGCTCAGCCGCGTGATGCAAGAGCTACGAGACCGAGGGGAGGTCGACTTTCTAACCCCCGGAGTCTACCGAGTCGCCGACCTCGGCAGGGCGGCGGAAGAGACCGCTTCGACCCCCGAGCCGAGCGACGGCGTCGACGCCGAGTTTCCGGCGTACGAGGCACGAACGTACCGGACGACCGTCGGCGCACGCTCGATGCCGGCCGCGTTCCGCGAGGCGATTCTCGAACGATACGCGGAGCGGTGTCCCGTCTCCGGCGTCGACCGGCCGGCGCTTCTCGACGTCGCACACGTCCTCCCGTGGAGCGACTACGAATCGGTTCGGACCGACCCCGAGAACACGCTGCTCCTGAGCAAGACGCACCACGCCGCCTTCGACGCCGGACTGTTCACCCTCGACGGCGACTACCGACTCCACGTCGCGCCGAACTTCACCAGCGAGAGCGACGTTCTCCGGCGAACGCTCGTGAAGAGCGACGGCGAACGAGTCGACGTACCGGAGTCGGCAGGGCTCTCGGCGGCTCACCTCACCGAACACAACGAGACGCTCGATTGGTGGTAG